A single genomic interval of Pomacea canaliculata isolate SZHN2017 linkage group LG5, ASM307304v1, whole genome shotgun sequence harbors:
- the LOC112564024 gene encoding LOW QUALITY PROTEIN: kelch-like protein 18 (The sequence of the model RefSeq protein was modified relative to this genomic sequence to represent the inferred CDS: deleted 1 base in 1 codon), with translation MMNEQQEQLLKGLQEMFETGTLTDITIVADDTRVKCHRNVLVASSPYFRAMFTSDVCESGQQEVKLKDVPGSILHLLVRYLYSGEVAINNDNVEGVLTAASMLQLDSLLHTCENHMDGALTLDNCVEVMMFADFHSLSKLKASSRMYVLDHFTDLLESDSLMTLPEIMFLDLVTADELNVDKEETVYEAIILWVQYDIEERHKAFTKLFQSVRLTLIDRDYISSNIESNPLVIRDAFCRGLILIANVYRIGVEAHADATNELEINCKPRHGMFNKSLLIFSGGAGSESDRSFTAFDPETKKNYYSIKHHPTFDFEFKIDHFRLAVTQENGIYSWGIFFDHYHFDEHGAAMATVMQYVQREGSWKRCADMNSARCAMAVCCYDNKIFVFGGYATYPGFPPLDSCEVYNPENNEWSILEPMPVGIAHHAASVYKESIFIFGGLDDEEAYLNTVLSFQVLHNTWTLIRTEMFTARAECLAFTFNRKIYILGGCNQTSNLLSVEVYEPDTNKWQHGEDFPDERKFTSMVLVDHYIYVCGGMRQFTQRAGSSRRSRTVETKDLYRYDLISNSWSYCTRLVEYGSNAACASATVNIKLLQESQFVSS, from the exons ATGATGAACGAGCAGCAGGAACAGCTTTTGAAAGGACtccaagaaatgtttgaaacagGAACGCTTACCGATATTACAATCGTAGCAGACGACACCCGAGTGAAATGCCATCGCAACGTGCTTGTAGCCAGCAGTCCTTATTTCAG AGCAATGTTTACAAGTGATGTCTGCGAGAGTGGACAGCAGGAAGTAAAACTGAAGGATGTCCCAGGTTCCATTCTTCACCTTCTTGTAAGGTACCTGTATTCAGGAGAGGTGGCAATCAACAACGACAATGTTGAAGGTGTCTTGACAGCAGCTAGCATGCTGCAGTTGGACAGCTTGCTGCATACCTGTGAGAATCACATGGATGGTGCCCTTACACTTGACAATTGCGTGGAGGTGATGATGTTTGCAGATTTTCACTCACTGTCCAAGCTGAAAGCATCTTCCCGCATGTATGTGTTGGATCATTTCACTGATTTACTAGAATCTGATAGTCTCATGACACTTCCAGAAATAATGTTTCTGGATCTTGTTACAGCAGATGAGCTAAATGTGGACAAAGAAGAAACTGTCTATGAAGCCATTATCTTGTGGGTTCAGTATGATATTGAAGAAAGACATAAAGCTTTTACCAAACTGTTCCAGTCTGTGAGGCTGACATTAATTGACCGGGATTATATATCTTCTAATATTGAGTCAAATCCTTTGGTCATAAGAGATGCATTTTGTCGTGGTCTGATTCTTATAGCAAATGTCTACAGGATAGGTGTTGAAGCTCATGCAGATGCCACAAATGAGCTTGAAATAAACTGCAAGCCAAGACATGGTATGTTCAATAAATCCTTGTTGATTTTTTCTGGTGGAGCAGGAAGTGAGAGTGATCGTTCCTTCACTGCATTTGACCCAGAGACCAAGAAGAATTACTATTCAATTAAGCATCATCCAACATTTGATTTTGAATTCAAGATAGATCATTTTCGTCTTGCAGTCACTCAGGAAAATGGCATCTA TTCTTGGGGCATTTTCTTTGACCATTATCATTTTGATGAGCATGGCGCAGCCATGGCAACAGTGATGCAGTATGTTCAAAGAGAGGGCTCATGGAAACGGTGTGCAGATATGAACAGTGCAAGGTGTGCCATGGCTGTTTGTTGCTATGacaataaaatctttgtttttggGGGCTATGCTACATATCCAGGCTTTCCTCCCTTAGACAGCTGTGAGGTGTATAATCCTGAGAATAATGAGTGGAGCATCTTGGAACCTATGCCTGTGGGTATAGCTCATCATGCAGCATCTGTCTACAAAGagtctattttcatttttggaGGACTTGATGATGAGGAAGCATATCTAAATACTGTCCTCAGTTTTCAAGTGCTTCACAATACATGGACGCTGATAAGAACAGAAATGTTCACTGCCAGAGCAGAATGCTTGGCCTTTACATTCAACAGAAAGATTTATATCTTGGGTGGGTGTAATCAGACTTCTAACCTTTTGTCAGTTGAAGTGTATGAACCGGATACCAACAAATGGCAGCATGGTGAGGACTTTCCTGACGAGAGAAAGTTTACCTCAATGGTTCTTGTTGACCactatatttatgtgtgtggtGGTATGCGTCAGTTCACACAAAGAGCTGGTAGCAGTCGCCGTTCACGCACTGTGGAAACAAAGGATCTCTATCGCTATGACCTCATAAGCAACTCCTGGAGTTACTGTACACGCTTGGTGGAATATGGTAGCAATGCTGCTTGTGCTTCAGCTACAGTCAACATCAAATTACTTCAGGAGAGCCAGTTTGTTAGTTCATAA